One Jeotgalibaca porci genomic region harbors:
- a CDS encoding Lrp/AsnC family transcriptional regulator — protein MTKEAKEKILKIIEKNSRLTNVDIAVMLDLDPMDVATALKQMEEDKVICGYHTLVNWDKAADDEVSAVIELKVNPQRGAGFDKIAERVYQYPEVDAVYLMSGAYDLLVEMRKAPMKEIAGFVANRLSTIDEVQSTATHFILKRYKDHGTLFVSEDRDKRMVVSP, from the coding sequence ATGACTAAAGAGGCAAAAGAAAAAATTCTAAAAATAATTGAGAAAAATAGCCGTTTAACGAATGTGGATATCGCGGTAATGTTGGATTTGGATCCAATGGATGTGGCGACGGCCCTGAAACAAATGGAAGAAGATAAAGTAATTTGCGGCTACCATACCCTGGTAAACTGGGACAAAGCTGCAGATGATGAAGTCTCTGCCGTCATCGAGTTGAAAGTGAATCCGCAGCGTGGAGCAGGATTTGATAAGATTGCCGAACGGGTGTACCAATATCCGGAAGTGGATGCTGTTTATTTGATGTCAGGCGCATATGATTTACTTGTCGAAATGCGAAAAGCACCGATGAAGGAAATCGCTGGATTTGTGGCGAACCGTCTCTCTACAATCGATGAAGTGCAATCAACCGCGACACATTTTATTCTAAAACGCTATAAAGATCACGGTACCTTATTTGTTTCGGAAGATCGTGACAAACGGATGGTGGTTTCACCGTGA
- a CDS encoding ABC transporter ATP-binding protein produces MLEVKQLYKSFGSLKAVDDVSFTIREGEIMGMIGQNGAGKTTTFRLILDFLTADSGAVLWNGKPLTKDDYNVIGYLPEERGLYPRVSIEEQLIYFAQLRGMSKNDVKGKIDYWMDKFQVKGKKTDKVKTLSKGNQQKVQLISTLLHEPKLIILDEPFSGLDPVNASLLEEGIKELRKHGSSVIFSSHNMNNVEDICDHLVMLRNGSVVLKGVVTDIREQFGRTKLFLESPLSDDQLLALPGVKTVSHNADGFQVLDLEDPSYGHAIFTEVTKNGYIPTFSQQPPTLDEIFRLKAGATHE; encoded by the coding sequence ATGTTAGAAGTCAAACAGCTATACAAGTCCTTTGGCAGCCTAAAAGCAGTGGATGACGTTTCATTTACAATTCGCGAAGGCGAAATCATGGGTATGATTGGCCAAAACGGTGCCGGAAAGACAACAACCTTTCGTTTGATTCTCGATTTTTTGACTGCAGATAGCGGTGCTGTCCTCTGGAATGGTAAACCACTTACGAAAGACGACTACAATGTCATTGGTTACCTACCAGAAGAACGCGGACTCTATCCACGGGTTTCGATTGAAGAGCAGCTCATTTATTTTGCACAGTTACGCGGGATGTCGAAAAATGATGTCAAAGGGAAAATCGATTACTGGATGGATAAGTTCCAAGTAAAAGGTAAGAAAACGGATAAAGTTAAAACGCTCTCCAAAGGGAACCAACAAAAAGTCCAACTCATTTCTACTTTGCTACATGAACCGAAACTCATTATTCTGGATGAACCGTTCAGTGGCTTGGATCCTGTTAATGCCAGCCTGTTAGAAGAAGGAATCAAGGAACTACGTAAGCACGGCTCCAGTGTTATTTTCTCAAGTCATAATATGAATAACGTTGAAGATATCTGCGATCATTTAGTTATGTTAAGAAACGGTTCTGTTGTTTTAAAAGGTGTCGTGACGGACATTCGCGAGCAGTTCGGTCGGACTAAACTTTTCTTGGAGTCACCCTTAAGCGATGACCAACTATTGGCTCTCCCAGGTGTTAAGACCGTTTCCCATAATGCGGATGGCTTCCAAGTTCTGGATTTAGAGGATCCATCTTACGGCCACGCTATTTTTACAGAAGTGACTAAAAATGGCTATATCCCTACTTTCAGCCAACAGCCACCCACTCTGGATGAAATATTCCGTTTGAAAGCAGGTGCGACACATGAGTAA
- the yidD gene encoding membrane protein insertion efficiency factor YidD, which translates to MKKILIKGVRGYQKNISPLFPPSCRYYPTCSTYMIQAIETHGAAKGTLMGTARILRCQPFVNGGFDPVPKKFTLRRNPNADEQLIAMREEMEKRVESDLKKMS; encoded by the coding sequence ATGAAAAAGATATTAATCAAAGGTGTAAGAGGCTACCAAAAGAATATTTCGCCTCTCTTTCCGCCGAGTTGTCGTTATTATCCGACGTGTTCTACTTATATGATTCAGGCAATTGAAACGCACGGTGCGGCCAAAGGAACGTTAATGGGGACAGCACGGATTCTGCGTTGCCAACCATTTGTTAATGGGGGTTTTGATCCCGTACCGAAGAAATTTACGTTACGCAGAAATCCCAACGCGGATGAACAACTCATCGCGATGCGCGAGGAAATGGAAAAGCGAGTAGAGTCTGATTTGAAAAAAATGTCATGA
- a CDS encoding aminotransferase class I/II-fold pyridoxal phosphate-dependent enzyme — protein MRNPLNQKVQAIKPSGIRRFFEIANEIPGVISLGVGEPDFDTPWVIREEGMYTLQKGFTFYTANAGLMELRQEISNYLYRKYNLSYSAKDEVLVTVGGSEAIDLALRAMLDPGDEVIVPEPSYVSYVPCVVLADGVPVTIPLQEAHQFRLQPEELEAAITPKTKMVVLSYPNNPTGAIMNQEDLEAIAKVIIDNDLYVISDEIYSELSYQEEHISIASLPGMHERTIVINGFSKAFAMTGWRLGYAAGPKVILEEMTKIHQFAIMAAPTSSQYAGIAALRDCDREVQEMRESYNQRRRYLMNALKELNLPCFEPYGAFYVFPNISEFGMTSEEFATQLVLEEKVAVVPGSAFGDSGEGFIRISYAYSIEELREAFLRVGHFIERLRNQ, from the coding sequence GTGAGAAATCCGTTAAATCAAAAAGTTCAAGCAATTAAACCATCCGGTATTCGCCGTTTTTTTGAAATTGCGAATGAAATTCCCGGTGTTATTTCTTTAGGTGTGGGAGAACCCGACTTCGACACGCCTTGGGTTATTCGTGAAGAGGGGATGTATACCCTCCAAAAAGGGTTTACTTTTTATACGGCAAATGCCGGTCTGATGGAACTCCGTCAAGAAATCAGTAACTATCTTTACCGGAAATACAACCTTTCTTACAGTGCGAAAGATGAAGTTTTGGTAACTGTCGGGGGAAGTGAAGCGATTGATTTGGCGTTGCGCGCAATGTTGGATCCGGGCGATGAAGTGATTGTTCCGGAGCCTAGCTACGTTTCATATGTTCCATGTGTCGTGTTGGCGGACGGGGTTCCGGTTACGATTCCGTTGCAGGAAGCGCACCAATTCCGCCTGCAACCAGAAGAACTGGAAGCAGCCATTACACCAAAAACTAAAATGGTCGTTCTTTCCTATCCGAATAATCCAACCGGTGCGATTATGAATCAGGAAGATTTGGAAGCTATTGCAAAAGTGATTATTGATAATGATTTGTATGTCATTAGTGATGAAATCTATAGTGAATTATCCTATCAGGAAGAGCATATCAGTATCGCATCTCTGCCAGGGATGCACGAACGAACAATCGTAATCAATGGTTTTTCGAAAGCATTTGCGATGACCGGATGGCGTCTCGGCTATGCAGCAGGTCCGAAAGTGATTTTGGAAGAAATGACGAAAATTCATCAATTTGCGATTATGGCGGCACCGACTTCCAGCCAGTATGCCGGTATTGCAGCATTACGAGACTGTGACCGAGAAGTTCAAGAAATGCGTGAGAGTTACAATCAACGCCGTCGTTATTTGATGAATGCTTTGAAAGAGTTAAATCTCCCTTGTTTTGAACCTTATGGTGCTTTTTACGTCTTTCCAAATATTTCAGAATTCGGCATGACTTCGGAAGAATTTGCGACACAATTAGTGTTGGAAGAGAAAGTAGCCGTCGTTCCGGGAAGTGCCTTTGGAGATTCCGGCGAAGGGTTCATTCGGATTTCATATGCCTATTCGATTGAAGAGTTGCGTGAGGCCTTCTTACGTGTCGGTCATTTTATCGAACGCTTACGTAATCAATAA
- a CDS encoding ABC transporter permease, whose amino-acid sequence MSKFWVIVGQVYRKNVKSLGFVTMMLSPIILLAIIGGIFKYIETIETEVPTIAVFSDSPEVTEVLQQENTSYAVESGVASVEDAEKLMELEGLDGYLTVAQEGSIFNASYIHTSDSETLDLTYIQALLANLQITLQAEELNLSAEDISTLSTPPVIESNTISFEDGNVVYGDQTESGIKLGAAYAISIAIFMFIMTYSSIIAEEIASEKGTRIMEVILSSVDSTTHFFGKLTAIFFICLTQIGFYALMGIIAFQFDVVKNLMPEGIDIFQTLRAVIGVSMYYFVMGIFLYAVIAAFLGSLVSKIEDVSKAVTPIVFIALMGFYGGMFALVNTTHPIIKIGSHIPLFTPFIMPFRIASETAGASEIGISMVVMFAFTVLITFISMMLYRSNVLIYSDAGMFKTVQTSIRSIRNDRASGKN is encoded by the coding sequence ATGAGTAAATTTTGGGTTATCGTTGGGCAAGTTTATCGTAAAAATGTAAAATCACTCGGATTCGTTACGATGATGCTGAGTCCGATTATCCTTTTAGCTATTATTGGTGGTATTTTCAAATACATTGAAACAATCGAAACCGAAGTACCCACTATCGCGGTCTTCTCTGATTCTCCTGAAGTAACGGAAGTTCTGCAACAGGAGAACACGAGTTATGCTGTTGAATCCGGCGTAGCATCTGTTGAAGATGCTGAAAAGTTAATGGAATTGGAAGGTTTGGACGGCTACTTAACGGTTGCGCAAGAAGGTAGCATTTTCAATGCTTCTTACATCCATACATCAGACAGTGAAACACTTGATTTGACTTATATTCAAGCTTTGCTCGCCAACTTACAAATCACATTACAAGCGGAAGAATTAAATTTGTCCGCTGAAGATATTAGTACGTTGTCCACCCCACCCGTTATCGAATCAAACACGATTTCTTTCGAAGATGGAAATGTTGTTTACGGTGATCAAACCGAAAGTGGCATCAAGTTGGGCGCTGCCTATGCCATTAGTATTGCAATATTCATGTTTATCATGACGTACTCTAGTATCATTGCTGAAGAAATTGCATCTGAAAAAGGCACCCGGATTATGGAAGTTATTTTATCCAGTGTTGATTCTACAACCCATTTCTTTGGTAAACTCACAGCGATTTTCTTCATTTGTTTAACACAAATTGGCTTCTATGCATTGATGGGTATCATCGCCTTCCAATTCGATGTTGTGAAGAATCTTATGCCGGAAGGAATCGATATTTTCCAAACGCTTCGCGCTGTCATCGGCGTTTCCATGTACTATTTTGTAATGGGAATTTTCCTATACGCCGTTATCGCTGCGTTCCTAGGTTCACTTGTTTCGAAAATTGAGGATGTATCCAAAGCCGTTACACCAATCGTATTTATCGCCTTAATGGGCTTTTACGGTGGGATGTTCGCGCTTGTGAATACGACACACCCGATTATTAAAATTGGTTCCCACATTCCTTTATTCACACCATTCATTATGCCATTCCGAATCGCCTCTGAAACAGCCGGCGCCTCTGAAATTGGAATTTCGATGGTCGTTATGTTTGCTTTTACGGTCCTCATCACTTTCATTTCAATGATGTTGTATCGTTCAAACGTCCTGATCTACTCAGATGCCGGGATGTTTAAAACGGTTCAGACTTCTATTCGGAGCATTCGAAATGACAGAGCAAGCGGGAAAAATTAA